The following DNA comes from Lathamus discolor isolate bLatDis1 chromosome 5, bLatDis1.hap1, whole genome shotgun sequence.
caaggtaATTGGAACATGCATCAACAGTTTTCCATGAAATAAGAGTTAAAAGAAGTAATAGAACTAATCACTGTCTCCTCAAATCAAGTAGAAAACATTTCAATGCACTAATTAGAGTAATTAGAATAATAAGACTGCCTATATGTGGTAAGACAATGTGTACAAACAACTTTATTTAATGTATACTGGTAATCAGCGATGCGTGCGTGCTTGAATGCTTAGTGCAATAAAATTCACCCCCGTCCTCCCAAACAATCAAATACAAATTAGTTTAATAATTGTGCCTGCTTGAACGTCTTAGAAATCCACAGGCAGAGGGAAATAAATAGCACCATCCTTGTTTGTACGTCTCCCCTACTGACCAAGGAGCTGATGCCTCCATGGACTTGGCAATGAATGACTGTAGACATGAATGAATcaaggagggaaagggaattAATGAATGAGTCAGGCTGGCTAAAAACAAGTCCTAACTTTTAGGCGAGCGCCTCTTACAACTCCCGGGACGGGACGGGGAATAGGAGGGGAAGACCGGTCTCGCCATCACTTTTGCGAGCTGCCTCTGCTCGGGTTTTCCTGACAGGACTTACCGCCCTGAgcggaggaggggaggaaacaCCGGCCGTCACCTTCCCAGCGGCCTACCCTCTTCTTTTAATCCTTAAAACAGGCATCTGCGCGGGCATGCCCGCGGGCACACGGAGCCGTGCAGCCCAGCCCCGCAGGGGTGGACGTTGCGGGGTCAGAGCTCGGTTACGGGGCCGCCTCCCCCCCGGCGGCTCCCCGGGACAGCCctccccgccccggccccgccgtgGGGTTGCCGGGGTCCCCCGGCCTGGCCTCTCTCCCACACGACCCGCACGCCTCGGCAGGGGGGGCAGCAGCGGCTCTGCCCCGCGGGGACTGCCCCTGCGCACGGACGGGGCCAGGCAGACACCGGACGAACTCGCGGCATCCCCGTGGAGAAGGGATGCGGCGGCCCCGCTCCCAGCCGCCCGCCCCCCCGGGCAAGGCTTAGGCAGCACTGGCAAACGATTCCGGCCGCTCCCCCGCCGCTGCCCTCTCCACATCCCCCTGCCGTGCCCGTCGGGGGGAGGGCAGGATCCGACCCCGCGGGGAGGCCGGGGAGGAAGGGGGATAAGAGGGAAAGGGGCCCCCCTCCTGCATAGGCGGACCCCGGCCCCGGGGCGGCGTGAGACCACGGCAAAGCCGGGGCGCTTGGCAGCGTCGGAGGTCGCCACACGGACTGTGCGGGAGGGGTTTGCTGGTCGAGGAAAGATACTTGCAACAGGGGTCAGGCCTGGGCTGAGGCCAGGTATGGCTGGGAAATCCACTCACTGGGGCCCGGACTCGCCGGCCGAAAAGCCACTTGTTTGTTTATGATCTGATGAGAAGTCGGGTCTGAGAGAGAGCTTGCGCTTTTCATTTTAGCACTGCAGCTAAAGCACGCCCTGGGGTTGCTCTATTAACCCCCCGGAGAAACACCCGCTCCTGCAAAGAACCGCCCTGTGTCCCGGCCGAGCCAGGGTGAAACCCGTCTTCTCCGGAGCACCTTCCTACCGCCCCGACGGCAACCGGGCCATGCCCGAGCACGGAGTACCAACTGGGCGCCAGCAACCACGAAAATTGGTTGgttcttttaatcttttccaCCTCGAGGTTACGTCCCAGGCCCCTTTCCTTCCGAAACACAACAGAAATGGGTGACCCCGTAGGATGCCACGCTTTCCAAGACAGACCGCAACGCCCAGCCTCCATTTTcgaggcaggaggaggccgcCGCTGCCCTCTCCGCCCGCTGGAAAGCGGCGGACGGCTTCCTGCTGGCTAGGGCGGGGGGACCCCCCTGTATGCGACCCCCCCTGCCGTGGCTCCATCTAAGTCCGGAGGTTTAAGCCGGATTAAGCCCAGCGCGCAGACCCGCCTGTGGCCGCTCTCCCAACGCCGCCGGGCCCCATGGCCCACCGGGAGCCATCGCGTCCCCTCGAGGGCGGGTCACCCGTCCTTCTCCTCCCGCACCGGAGAATCTCCGCACCGACGGCCCCGGAACAAAGAGCCAGCAAATCCCCAGCAGCGCGGCTTGGGACAACCCCGGGGCCCTGGGCCGCTCCGGCgggcagaggcaggcagcaggaggcaggaagaggggtgccaggcctggggcaggagggcagggaagCGCAGGCAGCCGGACTCTTCCTGCCGCACCCCGGCGTCCCGGCGCGGGCCAGAAGCGCGCACGGGAGACTGGGCACTGGAGGGGGGGGACAGGGAGCTCCCGACAACAAAACCCcgaaggagagagagagggacaacggggcagagctgggggcaACAGGGGCCTCGGCCCCTTCGGGGCTCTGCCAAGTCGCTCACCCCAGGAGCATCACCTGGCGAGGTACCACCCCGGCCTGATCCCCACCTGCGGGATTTGCCCGACTGTTTCCGCTTCTACcgcttttctctttcaaaaccCCGGTCCCAGTCCTGGTCACTCCCTTGCCAGCTGCCGGGAGAGCTGTCGGGGCTGGGCAGCTACGGGAGATCCTGGCCGGGGAGAGCAGCACCATCAGCGGCCTGTCACCCTCTGGAGCCGGGGACACGGAAAGAGGCAATCACACAAGGGTTACGGGTTATACAGTCTCCTCACGCCTTCCAGTTTCGGCCTTCATCAGAGGGAGCGAGCCGAGGAAACGGGTCTTTTGTTGTTGACATCTGAACTACGACAGAGAGCCCCTGCTGGGAATGCGGGTGGGGGAGCCGGGGGGCCGCCGCGCACCCTGACATCCACCTGCAGAAGGTGCATTTTACAGCCGCGCCGTTTCCCCTGTTCTTTCTCTCAAAAGagggtgaaaaggaaaaaggggaaacgACCCCCGAACCTGCCGGACTGCCCGCAGCCCGCCGGGAAGGACGAGAGAACTGATTCCTATCTGGCCAGCTCCTCGCTGGACAGAGACCCCAGGAGGAGAAGCCCGGGGGCCTCCACAACAGGAGGCCAGGACCCAGCGCCGGCTCCCGGAGGCCATCCCCGCGGTGCCGGGCCTGCCCCGCCGAGCAAGGCGCCATCCAGCCAAGCTACCACCTCCTGTTCCCCCGGAGCGGGGAGCGGTCCCCGACAGCAGGGCCCTGTTGTCAAAGGCGAGCTATTCCCCCGGCGCCCACCCGAGTGTCCTGCAGAGGGCAGAGGCTGCTCGCTTTCCGCAGCCCGTTCCGCGGGCTATTGACCAAGGACTTCGAAATCCATACCCAGCTTCAACATTTTACCCGTCAGCACGTCTGCGGTCACAAAACACTTCTTCTTTCTGTCACTTCTCTTCGAAACTATTGATAAGATCATTTAGCTGAATCTGTTCGGGATGAGTGTAATATTGACTAGGAGTTAGAAAAGACGATTCAATCTAATAAGCCCAGAAACTAACCcgaaggaggggagggggaagaacaGGACATTGCACCTCGAAAACCGAGCCAGCCAAAAAGGACTTGAACACACCGCCTCATGTCCGAATTAACACTCCTCAGCTGGGTGCCGCTCCCAGCGCGCCAGCCCCGCTGGTCCCCAGCCGGGACGCCCGCGGGTAGAACCGACCCGGGTCGTTACACCGCAGACCTCTAAGGAGAAAGCCTCGGCCCTGGCCCGGCCCGGGGAGCTCCCGGCCGCTCCAGGGGCGCGCAGCCCcgctgggcagcagcatccttcctccctcctctaCACACACACAGCGGTCCCCACAATGAAGCCCCGcctttctgtttttgtttttccttttctaataaGGGCTCAGACCTTAAATTATCCAACGGGACAGACAAGAGTCGAGTGTCCCCCACACACCTTCCGCCAGAGCACGCAACTACCCGGGGGAGCAGAGTTCCCCGCCAACACCGAAGGCAGGACCCCACTGCCCGCACAGAAACCAAGGCTCCAAAACACACTGCTGCGGGTCATCTGCGGAGAGACGAGTACAGCTCCTCCTGAGCCTCTCCTTCAAAACACCCTGGAAGTTATGAGCGTGGAACCTCTCGTTATAGGCATCAAATTTATTCCAAAAATTCCAGGAAATATAAAGGAATGGCGGTGCTTTTACACAGAACGCAACTCAGTATAAGTACTGGGGTGTTCTCCCTCCAAATCTTAAGAACTACGCAAATCTGTgctatctttaaaaataaaataaagatatttcaaTAATTAGAACAAACTATGAAGGTATtgtgcatttctgttttatgtagataataaaatattactttaacATAAATATATAAGGATCTCTgcgtttttatttttccccacaagCACATCCAAATGTaccaaaacaaagtattttttttcaagagactgaaccaaaaaaaaaaaaaaagagaaaagaaaaaaaaaattacatcccATATAGATTTTGTTCACCTACTCATTTAAAGctacagaaaaacagtttccagaacctgtttgctttaaaagaaataaatatacattGAGGCAGGCCACTTAAAAATGatatgaaaatatttccctgggtagcatttaaaaaaaaataaaataaaaagaaagaaaaatagacaaagaaaacattgaaactatttctgcatttcaaaggACAAATATTAAACATATATACATAGTGGTAAGGTTTGCGTGGTaacttttgtgttttgttttttaagtaaaCCTAGTTGGAGTTTGAGGCTTCTCTCAAACATCCTCTCGAGTCCGTTTTCTGACCTTACGCACGTATTAATAAGTGTCTGAAAGTTCATTTCCTCCCTTTACCACTGGATCTGCCCTGATCTGCTTCACTTCACTAGGCGCTAGTCCTCAACGCTTTAAATAACAAGCAGCTCAATACATccaaaaaaagtgaaaaaaaaaaaggggggggggggagaaaaaaaagaaaagagaaaagcttggTATCCGTATCTTTGTAACAATTGTTGGAAACCTAGGAAAAAGGCTAATCATGTGCCTCTTAGAAATCATCATCTGTCTTaccaagaagaaagaaagagagagagaaagaaagaaagggtgagggaaagaaagaaggaaagaaaacccaatgTCACAGGCGCTTTGAAAGACAATGAGAAACATACTCTAAAGCCTTAGCTACTGAATGCAATATTTATAGGAGAGTTCTGCGAGAGAACgcttcactgtttctttttctccacaACTGTCCAACACTCAACTAAGTAAACTTTTCGATTATAAAAATGCTCTGTCTCTGTTGCACCGGTTTGTGCTGCCTAAGTGATCCCTTTATGGATTCAGAACTATCAGAAAGTTCCTCTCCTGTGCGTGCAtagctgtgtgtgtgcagaagCGCACAGACGCGCACTCAGGCACACTCACATCCATGCGCTGCTCCGAGGTCCCGCTCCTCCGCTTCCCTTTAGAGCTTTGGgggttgctttttatttccctttttttttttttttttttcttccctccttttgtCCCGCTgctttttggtatttttcttcttttttttttttttttttttttttgagaattaaCTGTTTCCCATCAAGATAATGTCAAGAAATGCACTTTAAAACTATTAgcgaaggggggggggggggagggggaaaagacGGCTTGAAAAATGACATATTGTTTTCCCCCCACTTCATTTCATTCTCCAGTGAAAGACACAAGGCTGCCCGAGTTAAAACTGGTCCTTTCCTTCAAGAAATGATACCGCAATCTGGCCGCAGGACgggtgggggtggggatgggTAGGAAAGGGGCTagatacaaacagaaaaaaaaccaagaaatacGGGAAGTAAAAGCGGAAAAGAAGCGCGCACGGTCTCTGCGGGGAGGAGGGGGCAGCGTGTGTTTACACCCAGGTGTAAGCGCACACATACACGCACACCTTCCCCCGGGCCCAGCAGCTCCTCGTGCTCTCCCTGACTCTGCCTTGATGCGAAACTCCTCAAGGAAAGAAAGTTTGGAGGCTGACATCGGCCCGGGCGGGGGACCGGGATGCCCAAGGCACGCTCGGGGAgccggggggaggaggggaaaggagctggaggaggtggagggggGTGAAGCTAAACAATCCCCTTTCCCTCTCAAGGAAGTGCCACTTTCTCCGGGAAAACTCTGGAAACGTGTTCTTTCGCCTCCGCCTTTCCCACTCCGGGCCTTGCTCGCCCGCACTGCCACAGTTTGGGAAGGCTGCACGcgattttgttttcctcccccTCCGGCTGCACCTCGGCCCCCGGCCACACTGCCTGAAAATGAAGTTTACTTTGTCCATTCGCATTATTCTCCCTTCTCCAAGCTCGACTCTTGCCGTTGAAGGCGTATGTTAAGCAATTACGAGAGTCACGTCTCTGGAGAATGGAAGCTTGtggtgcatatatatatgtgtatatagcGAGattaaatatatgtgtatatatgtacgTCTATGCACGCATGCAtatgtgtacatacatacaGATATACGTATTCTTTCTGCTACggtaaaaggagaaaataagcgTTACACATATTTAAGAAGACTTGTTTATAACAAAAGTTCACATATACACATAAAGCAAAGGCTAGAACACAGTAACATATTGTAGACCGGTCACTGGTTGACTAACGCTCACCGTGGAAAATGCAAGTCATTTGCAAAATCAAGGTCggaaaggaagggggaaaaatataaagaaaaaaataataaaagaatttgTTTATGTAAACTTCGATTTTCTTGCAGTGCAAATTGTACGGTTAAATACTGTCTACATCAAAAGGGAGAGCTTTTccgttctcttttttttttttcctttttttccttttttttttttttcatatattccTACAGGGGatccacagaaaataaacacagcagCATGTGCCAACACCGAGCGACATTCCACAATGCAATCTGCCTTTGTGTGGCGGGAGGGGGCTGCGGAGGGGACCCGAGGTTGCTGCCCCCCCCAcccttgcccccccccccgcccctccaACCTTTCCCATCTCCCCTCCCGCCCTCTCCCCGGCCGGGCAGCGCCGGATTTTGTCTCCAGAGGGCAAAGGAGTTTGGTGCGAACAGCTTCGCCCCGCCGGTGCCCAGCCGGTGCCTGCCGCTGCCCTACCGGtacctgcctgcctgcctgtgcGCGGTACTCACTCCACTCCGGTGCACGGGCACTCGCCTGGAAAGGTCAAAATCCAGCATCGCACCCGCTACCGTCTAAGGGATAGTCCGGTGCAGGTgctttgtctgtctgtctgtctctctgTCTGCTGTGATTCGCGCTCGCCCTCTCGCtcgctttttgttttgtttttccttttttttttccttttttttttcccgcgTTTttgttcgtttttttttttgttttgtttttgtttttttgttttttgtcttttttgttaaagataggagaaaattaaaacaacaacaacaaaaaagaaaaacaaaaaagaaaaaaaggaggacaATCAAAAgttgggggaaggaggaggagagaaggaggaggaaaaggaggagaaggaggaggaggggccGGGCGCCCCCGCCGCGAGTTCACTGCACGGGGGTCTGCACCCCGTGGTGCGGCGGCGTGTCCCTGCTGGCCCCGTACACGTCCTCGGCTCCCGGCAGCGTCCCTCCCGGGGGAGTCATGCGCTTCTCTTTCTGTCTCCTGTTACAAAACCACACTCTCACCACCTCCTTCTCCAGCTGTAGGCTGTCCGCGAGCGAGGTGATCTCCTGGGCGGAGGGCTTGGGGCACTTGAGGAAGTGGCTCTCCAGCGCGCCCTTGACGCTCACCTCGATGGAGGTGCGCTTTTTCCGCTTGCGGCCCTGCGCCGCGATCTTGTCTATGCTGGTGGGGCTGCCCGAGGAGGAGTCCGCCTCCTCCAACCACTTGTTCAACAAAGGCTTCAGCTTGCACATGTTCTTGAAGCTGAGCTGCAGGGCCTCGAAGCGGCAGATGGTGGTCTGCGAGAAGACGTTGCCGTAgagggtgcccagcgccagccccACGTCCGCTTGGGTAAATCCCAGTTTGATGCGCCGCTGCTTGAACTGCTTGGCGAACTGCTCCAGGTCGTCCGAGGTCGGCGTGTCCTCGTCCGAGTGCGGGTCGTGGTGCGGCGGCGGCCCGGGCGGCgcggcggaggcggcggcggaggcGGCGGACGCGGGGCCGGCCGCCCCGGGGTGGGGGCCGTGGGGCGGCGGCGGGTGCTCGGGGCCGTGGTGCGGCGGCCcgggcggccccggcggcggctCCTCGTGGGCATCGCGCAGGCCGTGGTGGTGCAGCGCCGGCTGCGCGGCGCCCAGCATGCCGTTCACGGTGAAGCCGGGCGGCTGCGAGTACAGCAGCCCCGCCTGCGCGCCGTTGGCCGCGGCCATGCCGGGCGGCAGGtgcgccgcgccgcccgcccgccacgcagccgccgcggccgccgccgccgccgccgccgcgtggtgcccgccgccgccgccgtggTGCACCAGGTGCGGCGCCCGCCCCGGCGGCGGGTgctgcggcggcggcagctCGTCGCCGCGCCCGCCCGCCTGCACCACCGCCGGCTTGATGTCGGGCTGGCCCAGCGCGCCCGCAGACCAGGGCgcctcgccgccgccgccgcctcccccgccgccgccgccgccgccgccgccgccgccgccgccgccggggccgccgTGGGACAGCGCCGCGATCCACTGGTGAGCGTGGCTCAGCGGGTGCCCGTTGCTCTGCAGCGCGTAGTCCGCCTGCACCAGCGCGCCGGCGTCGCGGTAGCCGCCGCCGGGCTGCATGCCGCCGGGCGGCTCGGCGTGCACCATGGGGGAGCCGGAGGCGAGCAGGCTGTAGTGGTTGGAGGCTGCGGTCGCCATGACTCGCCGAGCCGCACTGATCGCGCCGGTTAAAGGCGCCGCGCATTTGACAGCTACTTTTTCGCCTCGGGCGCCGCGCGGCGCCCGCGCCCCCCCGGCCCGCGCGGCGGGGCCCACTGCGAAGGCACGCGCGGCCGCCCCGCCCCTCCGCCGCACGCCATTGGCTCAGCGCGCCCTGACGGACGCGGGCGCTCCTGGcgaccgccgccgccgcccgccgccatTGGCGAGCCCCGGCCGCCAAGCCCCGCCCTCGGGCCCCGCCCCTTGCCCGCCCTCTGGAGCCCAACTCCGAGGGGGAACCGGGCTCGGGGCGGGCACCGGGAGGGAGGCTCCGAGGGGGCTGGGGGGGctccgccgccggccccgccccgccccgccccgccccgccccgccgggccaGCGCCGCTACTCTCCGCGGGCGGGAGGCTGCTGCCGCCGGTCCGCCCGCCGGCTCCTGTTGCGCGCTCCCGGCCGCGGGTCCCTGCGCGGACGTCGGCCCGGCAGCCCCCAACTTTCTCCTCCCGGCCGAGCGCACGCAGCCAGCCCCGCCGGAGGGGCCGCGGAGCGCTGCGCCCCCGCGGCGAGGAGCGGGAGGCCCCCTCCCTGCCCGCCGGGTCCGGGGCGCCCGGGGCTCCCCGGAGCGCACCGCTTTGCCGGGGACGTCGGGGCCTCGCACCTCTGCACCACCGGAGTGGCGTTGTTCCGCTTGTCCCGTCCCGGCGGTATCGGGTGCTTCCCGGGGGTCCGGGCAGGCGGATCTGCATCGGTACGGaagatttgggggggggggggaggtgggcgAGGAGAAACGGGGGgaatggagagagaaagaaaaagaaaatagggggaaaaaaagggaaaaaaaaagagggatggggaaaaaaagatattaaaaagagaagttgCGGCCCggacaggaaggaaggagacCCTGGAACTGGATCCGGATTTCCTAGGAGTGAGCAGCACCCGGCTGGCCGCCCTGGAAAGAGTTGAGTGCCCATTTCTGAGCTGGAAGCCATAGCTTTGTCTCGAAATAAACCGCTCACGGGGGTAGGTGCGCGCCGCAGGCCCCCGCTGTCCTCACCGAGATAATACAATAGGGCGGACCGGGGAATTTATTACTGCTAACAAGAAACAGCTTTCTTCTGCGAGTTGTTTATAAATCATCGTATTTAGCGTGAGCGCTGGAAAGGCTCCGTGCCTGGAAATATTCCTCTGCGTGGGGGTATGGAGGAGCGGGGGGATGGGCTTCCGCACATAAACATATACACAGCAGCAGCGGCATAAACAGGATATCCAGTGCCCTGAGACAAGGGGCGCAGCAGGAGTTACCTCGTTTCGTTAGTTTAGCGACGTATCAAGAGCTCCTTCTACCGCGGGGTGGGGacggaggaggaagaagaggaggaggaggggggataCTGACACAAACTTTGTCCATGAAGGAGTGGAGATTCCTCTTAAGggttcttccccccccccccttccgcCCCCCCTTTCTTGAGGTGCAAGCGAAGGGAAGAACAATACTGCCTGTTCTGCCAGTGTGGAGAGGAGGGAAGTCAGCGCCTCTGAAGTGAAGCTCTGTCTTTTGTTTCCCGTGTGGAAACAACTGGGCACCCAGGAATTTTATAATGTGATGCTCATTTTCCCGTCTCCTTCCTCCCAATTAGGTGTAGACCAGTgagctgaaacaaaacaaccGCGCAAGTCCGCAGCAGGCTTCCGCCAAAGCATCGCGGGGACCGTCTTGGGAGAGCCGCCCCGCTCCAGGGCCAGCCCTCCCGCCCTGCTCCCGGCGGCCGCCGAGGCCCTCCCGGGGCGGCTTTCCTTCCAGCCCGCCTCCACGGCCGCTTCCAAAAGTTCATGCGTGGACGCGACATGCGGGGCCACGCCACAGGTCATTTCCAGGGCTAGGTTTTCACGAGGGTGCCTCCAGGGTGCGGCCACCAGCTACGGTGACTGCCCAAGAAAACTGCCTTGTGCCCCGGCCCCACGGCATGTGTGCGCCCCACGGAGAGCCGGTGCCCGAGGGGTGCCTGCAGCACCGCGCTCCGCGGCGAGGAAACGGAACGCGGGGGTCAGCGAGCTCCAGCCATCGTTTTAGTTTTGGGggagaaccccccccccccagccctgctccggTCGTGCAGCCCCCCCGGCCCTCCGTCCGGGCCGGGCGCCTGGCAGGTGATGCCTGCGGTCACCGTCCTGCGTGCCCCTTTTTGCCCAGCGGCGGAGCTCAGAGGCTAACGGTACCCAGACAATTACCGGAGTAGCAGCACGGCATTAGGAGGCTAACAAAACCTGAGCCCGGCAGCAAAGCCCCTCGCCTTCCCTCCCGCTCCCTCCTCGGCGGAACGCACGCCCATGGAGTCGCAGCTGGGAGCAGCGAGGAGCGCGGCCAGTGCATTCAGAGCCGCCGCAGACTCCACCTCCTCGTCCTCCCTATCATTGTTAGCCCTGTCATTAATACCGCTCCTTAAGCATCCTTCGCGCCCGTCTCCCCCCGGGGAGCGAGCGCCCGACCGCTGATGCCCGCGGCGGGCTCCGGCGGCCGGTCGGGTCCGGGGCGCTGGGGATGTGAAAGAGACAGTCATGCGGCCCCTTTCTGGTGGAGCTGACCCCGCGGGATTAGAGGTCTCACcagcctttctttccttttctctgctcgCATAAAAGCAGGTTGAAGGTGATGCGGTGTCTTGGGCAGACACTGCAGTGTTTTGATTCAGCTCAGCCCTTTTCACTGTTCAAAGCAGCTGTTCAAATACTAGGGCTGCTTACTTTGACGTGAAGAAGATTTTCAAACAACCCCAAAAGCTTTGAACTGACAGGCCTCCTTGATATCTCCTTCATTGCAGTGCAGCTACTCGAGAATATTCGCTATAAAATACATAGAGCGCCACTTCACTGGAGCTCTTTCGTGGTTGGGAGGCGAGGTGCTGCATACACATCAGGTGCATGCAGAGGGACTCTGGCGGGCCCCAggacccccctgcaccccacgCCCGGCCACCCGCCTCATCTCTCGGGGGTCCCTAGCCCGCCACCCGCCCGGGGCTCCTGCCGCGGGCTCCGGCGTTCGAGGTGCGGGGCTCCCTGGTGCTTCCACTCCCTGCGTGCCGGagagaaagctgcatttccAGTAGCAAACCAGGAGCACGGCTCTTTCCCTGCGAGCCTCGGCTCCCGGGCACCGCTCAGCAGCATCCCGGCTCCGGGGGCTGGGGCAGCGCTCTGGGTGCTGCGTTCCTGGGGTGGACAGCA
Coding sequences within:
- the POU3F2 gene encoding POU domain, class 3, transcription factor 2 translates to MATAASNHYSLLASGSPMVHAEPPGGMQPGGGYRDAGALVQADYALQSNGHPLSHAHQWIAALSHGGPGGGGGGGGGGGGGGGGGGGGEAPWSAGALGQPDIKPAVVQAGGRGDELPPPQHPPPGRAPHLVHHGGGGGHHAAAAAAAAAAAAWRAGGAAHLPPGMAAANGAQAGLLYSQPPGFTVNGMLGAAQPALHHHGLRDAHEEPPPGPPGPPHHGPEHPPPPHGPHPGAAGPASAASAAASAAPPGPPPHHDPHSDEDTPTSDDLEQFAKQFKQRRIKLGFTQADVGLALGTLYGNVFSQTTICRFEALQLSFKNMCKLKPLLNKWLEEADSSSGSPTSIDKIAAQGRKRKKRTSIEVSVKGALESHFLKCPKPSAQEITSLADSLQLEKEVVRVWFCNRRQKEKRMTPPGGTLPGAEDVYGASRDTPPHHGVQTPVQ